A section of the Rubritalea squalenifaciens DSM 18772 genome encodes:
- the pgsA gene encoding CDP-diacylglycerol--glycerol-3-phosphate 3-phosphatidyltransferase, giving the protein MNAANAITLLRLILIPIFGMFAVMYGRSIVAGAPEEMYRYAALISFTVAALSDGIDGYIARKYHMESRLGSILDPLADKLLMLTGLVTLSIVPWGENDWILPFWYIYMVLARDVSIGIGCAMIISLGQKLEVHPHWTGKATTVAQLFTIGWLMLKVIPFSPIYPTLLAAILTLWSSWAYVLNAIRQLNPKPAA; this is encoded by the coding sequence GTGAACGCCGCCAACGCCATAACGCTACTCCGCCTCATCCTGATTCCTATTTTTGGGATGTTTGCAGTCATGTATGGACGATCCATCGTAGCAGGCGCTCCCGAAGAGATGTATCGATACGCGGCCCTCATCAGCTTTACCGTAGCCGCTCTCAGTGACGGCATCGATGGCTATATTGCCCGCAAGTATCATATGGAATCCCGGCTGGGATCCATCCTGGACCCCTTGGCCGACAAACTTCTTATGCTCACGGGCTTAGTGACCCTATCTATCGTCCCTTGGGGGGAGAATGACTGGATATTGCCCTTTTGGTACATCTACATGGTGCTCGCGAGGGACGTATCTATAGGAATTGGCTGCGCTATGATTATTTCATTGGGTCAGAAACTTGAGGTTCATCCACACTGGACGGGAAAGGCCACGACTGTGGCTCAATTATTTACAATCGGCTGGCTTATGCTAAAAGTTATTCCCTTTTCGCCAATTTACCCTACACTGCTGGCAGCTATTCTCACACTATGGTCCTCATGGGCCTATGTGCTCAATGCAATCAGGCAGCTAAACCCAAAACCAGCAGCCTAA
- the der gene encoding ribosome biogenesis GTPase Der, producing the protein MPTIAIVGRPNVGKSALFNRLAQRRIAIVHDQPGVTRDRIAAPCVATEHPCTIIDTGGIGATLDDGFADQVTIEADIAMETADAILFVVDARDGLTPIDEALAQKLRRAKPPVHLVLNKADHTEQELMVGDFAKLGFGAGLPVSAAHGRGISELTELIDSIVGPLLEREAEEKKEAEEIITRDGLKIAIVGKPNAGKSSLINAILKDERTIVSEIAGTTRDAIDIPYEYAGERHTLIDTAGLRPRQKMDTSVEVFSAQRTEKSIRRADICLLVVDLAAGISAMDRKIAQLIKEERKPCLIILNKWDLYHPGGNRKDRLEEAEEQIRTDLFFLAYAPFAAVSAKEGQHISQIFSQISKIREAARNPVTTGRLNKLLQDAFTIKPPGQHKKYKKRVKLLYATAVVNDKYTAIPVPQFILFVNDKRLMHEHYEQYLANRIREKHHIPGIPVVFSIRSRNKSKTGSRTLGDLTEEQ; encoded by the coding sequence ATGCCAACCATCGCCATCGTAGGGCGCCCCAACGTAGGAAAATCCGCCCTCTTCAATAGACTAGCTCAGCGTCGCATCGCGATCGTTCACGATCAGCCTGGTGTTACCCGTGACCGTATTGCCGCACCGTGTGTGGCCACAGAACACCCGTGTACCATCATTGATACCGGTGGTATTGGTGCCACACTGGATGACGGTTTTGCAGACCAAGTCACCATCGAGGCGGACATCGCCATGGAAACTGCGGACGCGATCCTCTTTGTAGTCGACGCCCGTGACGGCCTCACCCCGATCGATGAAGCCCTGGCACAGAAACTTCGCCGTGCGAAACCTCCCGTTCACCTGGTCCTCAACAAGGCTGACCACACCGAGCAAGAGCTCATGGTTGGCGACTTCGCTAAACTCGGATTTGGTGCCGGGCTTCCTGTCTCCGCCGCACACGGCCGCGGTATCAGTGAACTGACCGAACTTATCGACTCAATCGTGGGCCCACTCCTTGAGCGCGAAGCCGAAGAGAAAAAAGAAGCTGAGGAGATTATCACCCGTGATGGCCTCAAGATTGCGATCGTTGGAAAACCAAACGCTGGAAAATCCTCTCTGATCAATGCCATTCTCAAGGATGAGCGCACCATCGTCTCCGAGATCGCTGGCACCACACGTGATGCCATTGATATCCCCTATGAATATGCTGGCGAGCGCCACACCCTGATTGACACCGCAGGTCTACGCCCCCGCCAGAAAATGGACACCTCAGTGGAAGTCTTCTCAGCTCAGCGTACGGAAAAATCCATCCGCCGTGCTGATATCTGCCTTCTCGTAGTCGACCTCGCAGCTGGTATCTCCGCTATGGACCGCAAGATCGCCCAGCTCATCAAAGAGGAGCGCAAGCCCTGCCTCATCATTCTGAACAAGTGGGATTTGTACCACCCTGGCGGCAACCGTAAAGACAGACTCGAAGAAGCAGAGGAGCAGATTCGCACCGATCTATTCTTCCTCGCCTACGCTCCCTTTGCAGCTGTCTCCGCCAAAGAAGGTCAGCACATTTCCCAGATTTTCAGCCAGATTTCTAAAATCCGTGAGGCTGCACGCAACCCGGTCACCACAGGAAGACTGAACAAGCTGCTGCAGGACGCCTTCACCATCAAACCTCCCGGTCAGCATAAAAAATACAAAAAACGTGTGAAACTTCTCTACGCAACTGCCGTAGTGAATGACAAATACACGGCAATTCCGGTCCCACAGTTTATCCTCTTCGTGAACGATAAGCGACTGATGCACGAGCATTACGAGCAGTATCTCGCGAATAGAATCAGAGAAAAACATCACATTCCGGGAATTCCTGTGGTATTTTCCATACGTTCCAGAAACAAATCCAAAACTGGCTCACGAACCCTTGGCGATTTGACCGAGGAACAATAA
- a CDS encoding TlpA family protein disulfide reductase translates to MNSRILRSLISILSCFCLVTASTLTAAPHTLSEWSFGEVVHGETFTKESLKGKVVVVDYWGTHCPPCLALIPHLVKLDDKYRDKGLKIIAPESQGSSKDAITRLMKKHQAQYTVTAGCSGPLQLRGLPHAVVFNAQGQIVFSGHPADSAFDRSIKNALKESRSANYSRDAISSNQPLIGHRTWTNQDGQKIKATLLAVENGKAKFRLTNGSVTLYDITKLSLFDKELIQDALKD, encoded by the coding sequence ATGAACTCACGCATACTTCGCTCTCTAATATCTATCCTGTCCTGCTTTTGCCTCGTTACAGCCTCTACGCTCACTGCAGCCCCTCACACGCTCTCTGAATGGAGTTTTGGCGAAGTAGTTCATGGGGAAACATTCACCAAAGAAAGCCTCAAAGGTAAAGTAGTCGTAGTCGATTACTGGGGTACACATTGCCCGCCGTGCCTGGCCTTGATTCCTCACTTGGTCAAACTGGATGACAAATACCGGGACAAGGGTCTTAAGATCATTGCTCCTGAATCCCAAGGTTCGAGCAAAGACGCCATCACTAGATTGATGAAGAAGCATCAGGCCCAGTACACAGTTACGGCAGGATGCAGTGGACCACTCCAGCTGAGGGGTCTTCCTCACGCTGTCGTATTTAACGCCCAGGGACAAATCGTTTTTAGCGGCCATCCTGCCGATTCAGCTTTTGATCGATCAATTAAAAACGCGCTCAAAGAGAGTCGCTCAGCGAATTATTCTAGGGACGCCATCTCCTCAAACCAGCCACTGATCGGCCATCGTACTTGGACCAACCAAGATGGCCAGAAGATCAAAGCTACTTTACTTGCAGTTGAAAATGGTAAAGCCAAATTCCGCCTCACCAATGGTAGTGTCACTCTCTATGACATTACTAAGCTCAGCCTGTTTGATAAAGAATTAATCCAAGACGCTTTAAAGGATTAA
- a CDS encoding ABC transporter ATP-binding protein, with protein MLKVSNLSTRFHTRNGIVHAVEDVSFSVEKGQTLGIVGESGSGKSVTCYSLLGLIPQPPGKIHSGSAIFDGKTDLLKASEKELRKIRGKRISMIFQDPMTSLNPFLKISTQLTEPLEIHEGIKGKAALHRAIDALAEVGIPDPEKRIQSYPHEFSGGMRQRVMIAMALITRPELLICDEPTTALDVTVQKQVLDLIKERQRELGTAVIMITHDLGVVYQVCDHVNVMYAGRLVESASAATLFSNPMHAYTRALLKSIPATHSKGETLYTIPGLPPSLTNPPKGCAFQARNTLGDASLCVTDHHPALVEKAPGHLVQDCPGCLAKGSPALAE; from the coding sequence ATGCTCAAAGTCAGTAATCTTTCCACACGATTTCATACCAGAAACGGCATCGTTCATGCCGTCGAGGACGTATCCTTCTCCGTCGAAAAAGGTCAGACTCTCGGTATTGTTGGTGAATCCGGATCAGGCAAGTCAGTGACCTGCTATTCCCTGCTCGGACTGATACCTCAGCCTCCCGGAAAAATTCACTCTGGTTCGGCTATTTTCGATGGCAAGACTGACCTCCTGAAAGCCTCCGAAAAAGAACTTCGTAAGATCCGAGGCAAGAGAATCTCCATGATTTTCCAGGATCCTATGACCTCGCTCAATCCTTTCCTGAAGATTTCCACCCAGCTCACCGAGCCGTTGGAAATTCACGAGGGCATCAAAGGGAAAGCAGCCCTCCACCGTGCGATCGATGCACTCGCAGAGGTCGGCATCCCTGATCCGGAGAAACGCATCCAGTCCTACCCACACGAATTCTCAGGCGGCATGCGTCAGCGCGTGATGATCGCCATGGCCCTCATTACTCGCCCAGAGCTGTTGATCTGTGATGAACCGACTACCGCTCTGGATGTAACCGTTCAGAAACAAGTACTGGACCTCATCAAGGAACGCCAGCGTGAGCTAGGTACAGCCGTCATCATGATTACCCACGATTTGGGCGTCGTTTACCAAGTCTGTGACCACGTTAATGTGATGTACGCTGGTCGCCTCGTCGAGAGTGCCAGCGCCGCCACTTTGTTCTCCAACCCGATGCACGCCTATACACGTGCCCTTCTCAAATCGATTCCCGCCACGCACTCTAAAGGAGAGACTCTCTACACCATTCCCGGCTTACCACCATCACTGACCAACCCGCCAAAGGGATGCGCCTTTCAGGCCCGCAACACCCTGGGTGACGCATCACTCTGTGTCACGGATCACCACCCGGCTCTCGTGGAAAAAGCTCCGGGCCATCTCGTCCAGGATTGCCCTGGTTGTTTGGCCAAGGGCTCTCCCGCTCTCGCGGAATAA
- a CDS encoding DUF1992 domain-containing protein, which yields MNLEQIAEEKIEEAIANGLFDNLAGRGKALDLDDYFATPEHLRSTHAMLKTHGYVPPEVELMKEIHELEQELCSADEPRSKVIERQLMHKRTDLAMAMDRIRHQMRHSASP from the coding sequence ATGAATCTGGAGCAAATAGCCGAAGAGAAAATCGAAGAGGCCATTGCGAATGGTCTCTTTGACAATTTGGCTGGTAGAGGCAAAGCCTTAGATCTCGACGACTACTTTGCCACTCCAGAGCACCTCCGCTCCACCCACGCCATGCTGAAGACCCATGGCTATGTCCCCCCTGAAGTTGAGCTGATGAAAGAAATCCATGAGCTTGAGCAGGAACTTTGCTCCGCCGATGAACCCCGCTCAAAAGTCATTGAGCGACAGCTCATGCATAAGCGCACGGATTTAGCGATGGCGATGGACCGCATTCGCCACCAGATGAGGCACAGCGCCTCACCATGA
- a CDS encoding sialate O-acetylesterase: protein MSKSYALYTLASIGLALSSQAALKLPHIFSDHAVLQRDLPVTIWGWEDPGAKVNISFAGQSKAGTTDKDGKWSIVLDPLKTNKQGSELTITSSTGDKQILKDILVGEVWLAGGQSNMQWTIKQARKEDQAVAQEKTRPLIRIATIPKIAKYEPQDDVKTKWEISTPEVAMRSTAVGWFFAKNLVDELDIPVGIISSNWGGSKIETWITDDGYQATPYLQELYKQRQTRIPGTPAYEALLKASKDSGKKAPPAMKPGNHTTGLYQAMIHPLLPYGLRGFIWYQGESNRGESYTYMDKKKGLIDGWRKAFQRPDAPFYFVQLAPFIYGKNKPTDLAMTRQAQLETLKLPNTGMAVTMDVGNLKNIHPTNKSAVGHRLALWALAKDYGKKDLVYSGPLFKSAKADGNKVIVNFEHADGLRTTDGSTPKFLEIAGSDNQWHPATGTIKGSHLIVTSKEVSNPTQVRYAWSHDALPNLINGSGLPASPFHSNFPPRK from the coding sequence ATGTCCAAATCCTACGCATTGTACACTCTAGCCAGCATCGGTCTGGCCCTCAGTTCCCAAGCAGCATTGAAGCTGCCTCATATTTTCTCAGACCACGCCGTACTGCAGCGTGATTTGCCAGTCACGATCTGGGGCTGGGAGGATCCCGGCGCCAAGGTAAACATCTCCTTTGCCGGCCAGTCAAAAGCCGGCACCACTGACAAGGACGGTAAATGGAGCATTGTCTTAGATCCACTCAAGACTAACAAACAAGGCTCCGAACTTACCATCACGAGCTCCACTGGAGACAAACAGATTCTCAAAGATATTCTGGTGGGAGAAGTCTGGCTCGCAGGCGGCCAGTCAAACATGCAATGGACTATCAAGCAGGCGCGCAAGGAAGACCAAGCTGTAGCCCAAGAAAAGACCCGCCCTCTCATCCGCATCGCGACTATCCCAAAGATTGCCAAGTACGAACCGCAGGATGACGTGAAAACCAAGTGGGAAATCAGCACCCCGGAAGTAGCCATGCGCTCCACCGCTGTGGGTTGGTTTTTTGCCAAAAATCTCGTCGATGAATTGGATATCCCAGTCGGCATTATTTCCTCAAACTGGGGCGGCTCCAAAATAGAAACCTGGATCACTGATGACGGCTATCAAGCGACTCCTTACCTTCAGGAGCTCTATAAGCAGCGCCAGACTAGGATTCCAGGCACGCCCGCCTATGAAGCCCTTTTGAAAGCCAGTAAGGATTCTGGGAAAAAAGCCCCACCAGCCATGAAGCCCGGAAATCATACCACTGGTCTCTACCAAGCGATGATCCACCCACTGCTTCCCTATGGGCTGAGAGGATTTATCTGGTATCAAGGTGAGTCTAACAGAGGTGAGAGCTACACTTACATGGACAAAAAGAAAGGTCTTATAGATGGCTGGAGAAAAGCTTTTCAGCGCCCGGACGCCCCATTCTACTTCGTACAGCTCGCTCCTTTCATCTACGGAAAGAACAAGCCGACTGACCTGGCCATGACCCGCCAGGCTCAGTTGGAAACCCTCAAGCTGCCTAACACAGGCATGGCCGTCACCATGGATGTAGGTAACCTGAAGAATATCCACCCCACTAATAAATCCGCCGTCGGTCACCGGCTCGCACTATGGGCTTTGGCCAAGGACTACGGTAAGAAGGACCTCGTTTATTCCGGCCCTCTCTTCAAGTCAGCCAAAGCCGATGGCAACAAGGTCATCGTCAACTTCGAGCATGCGGATGGGTTAAGAACCACTGACGGTAGCACTCCAAAATTTCTGGAGATCGCAGGCTCTGACAACCAATGGCACCCAGCTACAGGCACAATCAAGGGTTCTCACCTAATCGTCACCAGCAAAGAAGTTTCCAACCCGACTCAAGTCCGCTATGCTTGGAGTCATGATGCCCTCCCAAACCTGATCAATGGATCCGGTCTTCCAGCATCTCCATTCCACAGTAATTTCCCCCCAAGGAAATAA
- a CDS encoding alpha/beta fold hydrolase: MTSTLTLMPGLHGTDEMFSDLVDQLDGPVECVNYPRKISQDYNTLYAWLEENLDWNIPRILIAESFSGPLALRLTKKHQDQVEGLILAASFCASPIHAGLALLPLRPLFMLSPPSPALKHFLIGQTPAPELLATLKQVAKELPSRIMSQRVRAVLTLEERDCPPLPNTPILLLQAQHDNLIPWEVQTMLEQRYPHATTHWMETPHLLLQSAPEAAAKYIKKFLSAHASLVTT, translated from the coding sequence ATGACTTCGACTCTCACACTCATGCCGGGCCTTCACGGCACGGACGAAATGTTCTCCGATCTGGTTGATCAGCTGGACGGCCCGGTTGAGTGTGTGAATTACCCGCGTAAGATTAGTCAGGACTACAACACCCTCTATGCCTGGCTGGAGGAAAACCTCGACTGGAATATACCGAGAATCCTGATTGCTGAGTCTTTCTCTGGACCTTTAGCCCTCAGACTCACCAAGAAACACCAAGACCAGGTAGAAGGGCTGATCCTTGCAGCTAGCTTCTGTGCATCACCCATCCATGCAGGTCTGGCGCTCCTCCCACTGCGCCCGCTCTTCATGCTGAGTCCTCCATCACCGGCCTTAAAACATTTCCTGATTGGTCAGACACCAGCACCAGAACTCTTGGCCACCCTCAAGCAAGTAGCCAAGGAGCTTCCATCACGTATCATGAGCCAGAGGGTAAGAGCGGTACTTACTCTCGAGGAACGGGACTGCCCTCCACTACCGAATACACCGATTCTTTTACTGCAAGCCCAGCATGATAATTTGATTCCCTGGGAAGTTCAGACTATGTTAGAGCAGCGATACCCGCACGCCACTACCCACTGGATGGAGACGCCTCATCTACTCCTCCAGTCAGCACCAGAGGCTGCGGCAAAATACATCAAGAAATTCCTCTCGGCTCATGCCTCGCTAGTTACGACCTGA
- the thiD gene encoding bifunctional hydroxymethylpyrimidine kinase/phosphomethylpyrimidine kinase yields MNMTPVALTIAGSDCSSGAGIQADLKTFSYLGVHGLTAVTCVVSETPHTVSDIHAVPPAILQDQVRLLLKTYPVAAIKTGMLYSKSHIVAITELLENSTIPLIVDPVMVATSGSSLLKDDAVRAYMERLFPLATLITPNMPEASVLLEREITQSAEMEDAARELAEKFSTSVLLKGGHLPESEDRLDILCHEGQIHRFTSSTVDLHSTHGTGCTLSAAIAALIARGSDLPTAVSEAKQWLHGAILNSLRWPDQGQGETLCLNHLRTESL; encoded by the coding sequence ATGAACATGACACCTGTAGCTCTCACCATAGCTGGATCCGACTGCTCCTCTGGAGCTGGTATTCAAGCTGATCTAAAAACCTTTTCCTACCTCGGTGTCCACGGACTCACTGCAGTCACATGCGTCGTCTCTGAGACTCCTCATACAGTCAGTGATATACACGCAGTTCCTCCAGCCATTCTCCAGGACCAAGTCCGCCTACTTCTGAAGACGTATCCCGTAGCCGCCATCAAAACAGGCATGCTCTATTCCAAGTCTCACATCGTAGCCATCACCGAGCTCTTGGAGAATAGCACCATCCCCCTCATCGTGGATCCCGTCATGGTTGCTACCTCAGGTTCCTCCCTACTCAAGGATGATGCCGTGAGAGCCTATATGGAGCGCCTATTCCCCTTGGCTACTCTAATCACCCCTAACATGCCGGAGGCTTCCGTGCTTTTGGAGCGAGAAATTACCCAAAGTGCTGAAATGGAAGACGCAGCCAGAGAATTGGCGGAGAAATTCTCCACCTCGGTACTACTTAAAGGCGGACATCTGCCCGAGAGCGAAGATCGCCTGGACATCCTTTGCCATGAGGGACAGATTCACCGCTTCACCTCAAGCACGGTCGACCTCCATTCCACCCATGGCACCGGGTGCACCCTCTCTGCAGCCATTGCTGCCCTCATCGCCCGTGGCAGTGACCTACCCACAGCCGTTTCCGAGGCCAAGCAGTGGCTTCACGGAGCGATCCTCAATTCCTTGCGCTGGCCAGACCAAGGCCAAGGCGAGACACTCTGCCTGAATCATCTCAGAACTGAGAGTCTCTGA
- a CDS encoding pentapeptide repeat-containing protein, with protein MQHSIHTGETFKKLTKAKQLGKDLENSIWVDCEFSHCALDGLQIYGAIFTRCHFEKVSLYWCSAFQATFIDCKFLRCDLRGDFIEARFIRCGFDQCETGDNNLGGKTEWTNAVTVGCVTSTPLPIILREDE; from the coding sequence ATGCAGCACTCAATCCACACGGGAGAAACCTTCAAGAAGCTCACCAAGGCAAAGCAACTTGGCAAGGACCTCGAGAACTCCATTTGGGTAGACTGTGAATTCTCTCACTGTGCTCTCGATGGCCTACAAATCTACGGTGCCATTTTCACCCGTTGCCATTTCGAGAAGGTCTCCCTCTACTGGTGCAGTGCCTTCCAGGCCACCTTCATCGACTGCAAGTTCCTTCGCTGCGACCTCCGGGGAGACTTCATTGAAGCTCGCTTCATCCGCTGCGGCTTCGACCAATGTGAGACTGGCGACAATAACCTAGGCGGGAAAACGGAATGGACTAATGCCGTCACCGTCGGATGCGTCACCTCCACCCCTCTCCCTATCATTCTACGAGAGGATGAATAA
- a CDS encoding PEP-CTERM sorting domain-containing protein (PEP-CTERM proteins occur, often in large numbers, in the proteomes of bacteria that also encode an exosortase, a predicted intramembrane cysteine proteinase. The presence of a PEP-CTERM domain at a protein's C-terminus predicts cleavage within the sorting domain, followed by covalent anchoring to some some component of the (usually Gram-negative) cell surface. Many PEP-CTERM proteins exhibit an unusual sequence composition that includes large numbers of potential glycosylation sites. Expression of one such protein has been shown restore the ability of a bacterium to form floc, a type of biofilm.) — protein MTPTLIKGLLALTATLATANATLVDLRGDVDASGFINDALFAVDNSQPAGTGIFGREDGGVFLRIRMTGQEEGYNTNTNGVMDNIDGTWTHDVLFSSLNTVNINDVLYVPFLLDVNENVPQGEITLEALQLFSSTTGGLSHQSLADLAGDSATTLLYDLDGAGDSSVLLDYNLQGTGSGRSDMGMFIPLDLFDGVEDDDFIILYSEFTGSDAGFEEWTLGSGDGGPPPPDDEIPEPSSSALLLISLAALLSRRRR, from the coding sequence ATGACCCCCACCTTAATCAAGGGGCTTCTGGCCCTTACTGCTACTCTCGCTACAGCCAACGCTACCCTAGTTGACTTGAGAGGTGATGTCGACGCCTCGGGCTTCATAAATGATGCTCTGTTTGCCGTCGATAACTCTCAACCAGCAGGTACAGGCATATTCGGCAGAGAAGATGGCGGTGTGTTCTTACGTATTAGAATGACTGGTCAAGAGGAAGGCTATAACACCAACACCAATGGTGTGATGGACAACATCGATGGCACATGGACCCACGATGTCTTGTTCTCCAGCCTGAATACCGTGAACATTAATGACGTACTCTACGTACCATTCCTACTGGACGTAAATGAGAACGTACCCCAAGGGGAAATCACTCTGGAGGCGCTGCAACTCTTCAGCTCCACCACTGGCGGTCTCTCCCACCAATCACTGGCCGATCTGGCTGGTGACAGTGCCACCACCCTCCTGTATGACCTGGATGGGGCTGGTGATAGCTCTGTACTCCTGGACTACAACCTCCAAGGCACCGGTAGTGGACGCTCTGATATGGGCATGTTCATCCCCTTGGATTTGTTCGATGGAGTCGAGGATGATGACTTCATCATTCTCTATAGTGAATTTACAGGATCCGATGCAGGCTTCGAAGAATGGACCCTAGGCTCCGGCGATGGCGGCCCACCACCACCAGATGACGAAATCCCTGAGCCATCATCCTCCGCATTGCTCCTGATATCCCTGGCGGCCCTCTTATCGCGCCGTCGCAGATAG
- a CDS encoding YiiD C-terminal domain-containing protein — protein MTAQELQDYLYQRIPQASAMQACIEEVGENSLTLSAPLEPNINHRDSVFGGSASSIAILSAWAYLHARLKSLGISTTLVIQRNTMSYDAPILGRFSATATLPETADWDKFLHTLRRRGKARLQVQTHLHYDGKPAGEMLGSFVAVGCQES, from the coding sequence ATGACCGCCCAAGAACTACAAGACTACCTTTACCAGCGCATTCCTCAGGCCAGCGCCATGCAGGCCTGCATCGAAGAGGTTGGCGAAAACTCTCTCACCCTCAGCGCGCCGCTGGAGCCAAACATCAACCACCGTGACTCTGTCTTCGGTGGCAGCGCCTCCTCCATCGCCATCCTCTCGGCCTGGGCCTATCTCCATGCCCGACTCAAGTCCCTCGGTATCTCCACTACCCTCGTCATCCAGCGCAATACCATGAGCTACGATGCCCCCATCCTAGGCCGTTTCTCCGCCACCGCAACCCTCCCAGAAACCGCCGACTGGGACAAATTCCTCCACACGCTCCGCCGCCGCGGCAAAGCCCGCCTCCAAGTCCAAACCCACCTCCACTACGATGGCAAACCCGCCGGCGAAATGCTGGGCAGCTTTGTGGCTGTGGGCTGTCAGGAAAGTTAA
- a CDS encoding MlaD family protein, giving the protein MKIAAALLAGLLLGYFLPVLFKEQPELSHYTILLDNAGQLSEGSEVTYLGVTIGTVTEVLLQEKQPAVKIQLEENAPLINEADAFHLVTASLLGDRQLTITPGKPAGKHLPHGSTITAQEPSVDLSPFLKDPSSYIDLFTALSKLPEGQRKEAIQQCQEILKNQQQ; this is encoded by the coding sequence ATGAAAATCGCCGCCGCACTTCTCGCTGGACTCTTGCTTGGCTACTTCCTTCCCGTTCTCTTTAAAGAGCAGCCTGAGCTCAGCCACTACACCATCCTACTAGACAATGCCGGCCAACTCAGTGAAGGGAGTGAAGTCACGTACCTGGGAGTCACGATTGGCACCGTTACCGAGGTCTTGCTTCAAGAGAAGCAGCCCGCAGTAAAAATCCAACTGGAGGAAAATGCCCCTTTGATCAATGAGGCCGATGCCTTCCACCTGGTTACAGCCAGCCTGTTAGGCGACCGCCAGCTCACGATCACCCCAGGTAAACCAGCAGGTAAGCACTTACCACATGGTAGCACGATCACCGCCCAAGAACCCAGTGTCGATCTTTCCCCTTTCCTGAAAGACCCATCCAGCTACATCGACCTCTTCACCGCCCTCTCCAAGCTTCCAGAAGGTCAGCGCAAAGAAGCGATCCAGCAATGCCAGGAGATTCTGAAAAATCAACAACAGTAG
- a CDS encoding PEP-CTERM sorting domain-containing protein has protein sequence MYKTSMICGLAMLGLISSGQCVVTWTGSGGDTDVFNDANWDFGSSSLSAIDANTEVLDDLVISNATVTSASGAGFGALLIGDGFSLTLTNSDYSSAGNTDGISGVASGAQSTINLINSSMNLQFASIGVDFNVDGTSSLQFRGGGDPINSQVDTTALNLSVGAELTLTTRAEFDEQVTDTGAAGTITANGTEVTVGNMDTLFSFTGGGPVTGTVVPEPSSMALLGIGGMALLLRRRK, from the coding sequence ATGTATAAAACCTCGATGATTTGTGGTCTGGCAATGCTAGGCTTGATTTCCAGTGGCCAATGCGTGGTCACGTGGACCGGTTCGGGAGGAGATACCGATGTTTTCAATGATGCCAACTGGGATTTTGGTTCCAGCTCGCTGTCGGCTATCGATGCGAACACGGAAGTTCTGGATGATCTGGTCATTTCTAATGCCACAGTGACTTCAGCGAGTGGCGCTGGATTTGGTGCTCTCCTGATAGGTGATGGCTTTAGTCTGACTCTTACCAATTCAGACTACAGCAGTGCGGGAAATACGGATGGTATATCCGGTGTGGCTAGTGGCGCCCAGTCAACGATCAATCTGATCAACTCAAGTATGAATCTACAGTTTGCTTCCATCGGAGTGGACTTTAATGTGGATGGTACGAGTAGCCTACAATTCCGAGGTGGGGGCGACCCGATCAATTCTCAAGTAGATACCACGGCATTGAACCTCTCTGTTGGTGCAGAACTCACACTGACTACTCGTGCGGAGTTCGACGAGCAGGTGACAGACACTGGCGCAGCTGGCACCATCACGGCCAATGGCACTGAGGTGACTGTGGGCAATATGGATACGCTATTCAGCTTTACTGGTGGCGGGCCTGTGACTGGAACCGTCGTGCCAGAGCCTTCTTCCATGGCTTTGCTCGGAATAGGTGGGATGGCTCTTCTACTACGCCGTAGGAAGTAA